One part of the Streptomyces lienomycini genome encodes these proteins:
- a CDS encoding DUF2637 domain-containing protein: MAAPLQLTRTHRVLIGMVVFGAVVIAGIGFAGSYAAVRELALKKGFGNFSYVFPIGIDAGICVLLALDLLLTWIRIPFPLLRQTAWLLTAATIAFNGAAAWPDPLGVGMHGVIPILFVVSVEAARHAIGRIADITADKHMEGVRLTRWLLSPVPTFLLWRRMKLWELRSYEQVIKLEQERLVYQARLRSRFGRAWRRKAPVESLMPLRLARYGVPLAQTAPSGLAAAGIEPALLPPAPRPQQPDPQAAPAGEQRPELVKGPGADRPRHPDRPAPADQSPPADRAQHVGLPPNGAAVEGAGAEGGPEQSPWFNTRQVAYQGGYDPTYDPAEQYAQWYEEQQRADQYRDQYEEEPPLQEPSPEETGSFPIPVVPGRTRELGEGAGTAEPPPTEEDYYTVFRKSIDGSYPTVAQFRGDVEATFTMPLAPREADRMVKAFTERHMRELQEEHIA, from the coding sequence GTGGCCGCGCCACTTCAGCTGACACGGACGCATCGTGTACTCATCGGCATGGTCGTCTTCGGTGCCGTCGTCATCGCGGGGATCGGTTTCGCGGGTTCGTACGCGGCGGTGCGTGAGCTGGCCCTGAAGAAGGGCTTCGGGAACTTCAGTTACGTCTTCCCGATCGGCATCGACGCGGGCATCTGCGTGCTGCTGGCCCTGGACCTGCTGCTCACCTGGATCCGCATCCCCTTCCCGCTGCTGCGGCAGACGGCCTGGCTGCTGACGGCGGCGACGATCGCGTTCAACGGCGCGGCGGCGTGGCCGGACCCGCTGGGCGTGGGCATGCACGGGGTGATCCCGATCCTGTTCGTGGTGTCGGTGGAGGCCGCCCGGCACGCGATCGGCCGGATCGCCGACATCACCGCGGACAAGCACATGGAGGGCGTCCGCCTCACCCGGTGGCTGCTCTCGCCGGTGCCGACGTTCCTGCTGTGGCGCCGCATGAAGCTGTGGGAGCTGCGCTCCTACGAGCAGGTCATCAAGCTGGAGCAGGAGCGCCTCGTCTACCAGGCCCGGCTGCGGTCCCGTTTCGGCCGCGCCTGGCGCCGCAAGGCGCCCGTGGAGTCCCTGATGCCGCTGCGGCTGGCCCGCTACGGCGTGCCCCTGGCGCAGACCGCCCCGTCGGGTCTGGCGGCGGCGGGCATCGAGCCCGCCCTGCTGCCGCCGGCGCCCCGGCCGCAGCAGCCGGACCCGCAGGCGGCGCCCGCGGGCGAGCAGCGCCCCGAGCTGGTCAAGGGGCCCGGGGCGGACCGGCCCCGGCACCCGGACCGGCCGGCGCCCGCGGACCAGTCGCCGCCCGCGGACCGGGCGCAGCACGTCGGCCTGCCGCCGAACGGCGCCGCGGTGGAGGGCGCCGGGGCGGAGGGCGGCCCCGAGCAGAGCCCCTGGTTCAACACCCGCCAGGTCGCCTACCAGGGCGGCTACGACCCCACCTACGACCCGGCCGAGCAGTACGCCCAGTGGTACGAGGAGCAGCAGCGGGCCGACCAGTACCGGGACCAGTACGAGGAGGAGCCCCCGCTCCAGGAGCCCTCGCCGGAGGAGACCGGGAGCTTCCCGATACCGGTGGTCCCGGGCCGCACCCGCGAGCTGGGCGAGGGCGCCGGCACGGCCGAGCCGCCGCCGACGGAGGAGGACTACTACACGGTCTTCCGGAAGTCGATCGACGGCAGCTACCCCACGGTCGCCCAGTTCCGGGGCGACGTGGAGGCGACCTTCACGATGCCGCTGGCTCCGCGTGAGGCCGATCGCATGGTGAAGGCGTTCACCGAGCGCCACATGCGTGAGCTCCAGGAAGAGCACATCGCGTAG
- a CDS encoding DUF3558 family protein: MQRRAQRDQRDQQAKRAKPLTRVLVGAAAVPVMLVAAGCSSDSGSGDGKDKAAEESAASASASPSPTVRPAAFGKLPEPCSVLAKKTLEDLVPKAESGKEGTSNDTGTRASCSWDSLSDNGVKGSQFRWLSVSMLRFESDVTRGAGDKLAGDYFAKQLRDAQSAEGAKSVKTAAVGGTGDQASVVSYDLKKKEGTFKQQTVVARAENVVVTVDYNGAGLAGDKTPDADDLVKDAQKAAKEVVAAVTKANGAAGGGPSSGAPSPSGTSSKAPSGSASASPSKSG; encoded by the coding sequence ATGCAGCGACGAGCCCAGCGTGACCAGCGAGACCAGCAGGCGAAGCGAGCGAAGCCACTCACCCGCGTCCTTGTCGGCGCGGCCGCCGTACCCGTGATGCTGGTGGCAGCCGGCTGCTCCTCGGACTCCGGCTCCGGCGACGGCAAGGACAAGGCCGCCGAGGAGTCCGCCGCGTCCGCGTCCGCGAGCCCGTCCCCGACGGTGCGGCCGGCGGCGTTCGGCAAGCTTCCGGAGCCGTGCTCGGTACTGGCGAAGAAGACGCTGGAAGACCTGGTGCCGAAGGCCGAATCCGGCAAGGAGGGCACGTCGAACGACACGGGCACGCGCGCGAGTTGCTCCTGGGACAGCCTCTCCGACAACGGTGTGAAGGGCTCCCAGTTCCGCTGGCTGAGCGTGTCGATGCTGCGCTTCGAGTCGGACGTGACGCGTGGTGCGGGGGACAAGCTGGCGGGTGACTACTTCGCGAAGCAACTGCGGGACGCCCAGAGCGCCGAGGGTGCCAAGAGCGTGAAGACCGCGGCGGTCGGCGGCACGGGCGACCAGGCGTCGGTGGTGAGCTACGACCTGAAGAAGAAGGAAGGCACCTTCAAGCAGCAGACGGTCGTGGCGCGCGCCGAGAACGTCGTCGTCACCGTCGACTACAACGGCGCGGGTCTGGCCGGCGACAAGACGCCGGACGCCGACGACCTGGTGAAGGACGCGCAGAAGGCGGCCAAGGAGGTGGTGGCCGCGGTGACGAAGGCCAACGGCGCGGCAGGCGGCGGCCCGTCGAGCGGCGCTCCGTCGCCCTCCGGGACGTCCTCGAAGGCGCCCTCGGGCTCGGCGTCCGCGTCGCCCTCGAAGTCGGGCTGA
- a CDS encoding DUF3558 domain-containing protein: MQRKAYVPGVAALLAAVLAGCTGGADGGATADDSNPGRPGVTTEAAEPGKYRTLPEPCGVVGDKSLAALLPGIEEIADDEQREKAYAGEPTLAYDTDRKVGCRWKVESAQATDHLLVDFERVVSYDGSVSDDSQAEQLFARQVDAADLPEPVVSESETASGTPSGSSSGSPSGSPASGTPSAGPSGTPSAPATGPSSSATGPSSSSSASSDTAPAELQPRLLDGLGDEAFVDDALSSSGSTAQRRTVTVAFRTSNVVVRVEYAEQSATLGVVPDSEEMQDMARKLASQLAGSLSG; this comes from the coding sequence GTGCAGCGGAAGGCCTATGTACCCGGCGTCGCCGCCCTCCTGGCGGCGGTGCTGGCCGGCTGCACCGGCGGCGCGGACGGCGGCGCCACGGCGGACGACTCGAACCCGGGCCGGCCCGGTGTCACCACCGAGGCCGCCGAGCCCGGCAAGTACCGCACCCTCCCCGAGCCGTGCGGCGTGGTCGGCGACAAGTCCCTCGCCGCGCTCCTGCCCGGCATCGAGGAGATCGCCGACGACGAGCAGCGCGAGAAGGCGTACGCGGGCGAGCCGACGCTCGCCTACGACACCGACCGCAAGGTCGGCTGCCGTTGGAAGGTGGAGTCGGCGCAGGCCACCGACCACCTCCTCGTCGACTTCGAGCGGGTGGTGTCGTACGACGGCTCCGTGAGCGACGACAGCCAGGCCGAGCAGCTCTTCGCACGGCAGGTGGACGCGGCCGACCTGCCCGAACCGGTCGTCTCGGAGTCCGAGACCGCCTCGGGCACCCCCTCGGGCTCCTCCTCGGGCTCCCCCTCCGGCTCCCCCGCGTCCGGCACGCCGTCCGCCGGCCCGAGCGGCACGCCCTCCGCCCCCGCCACCGGCCCCTCGTCGTCGGCCACCGGCCCCTCGTCCTCGTCGAGCGCGTCCTCCGACACCGCGCCGGCCGAACTCCAGCCGCGGCTCCTCGACGGCCTGGGCGACGAGGCGTTCGTGGACGACGCGCTGAGCAGCTCCGGTTCGACGGCGCAGCGGCGCACGGTGACTGTGGCGTTCCGCACGTCGAACGTCGTGGTGCGGGTCGAGTACGCGGAGCAGTCGGCGACGCTCGGAGTCGTGCCGGACAGCGAGGAAATGCAGGACATGGCGCGGAAACTGGCTTCACAGCTGGCGGGTTCGCTCAGCGGCTGA
- a CDS encoding RtcB family protein: MSYVEMPGAKVPIRMWTDPATVEEGALQQLRNVATLPWIKGLAVMPDVHYGKGATVGSVIAMRGAVCPAAVGVDIGCGMSAVKTSLTANDLPGDLSRLRSKIEQAIPVGRGMHDSPVEPGRFHGLATAGWDDFWGRFDGVAEAVKFRHERAGKQMGTLGSGNHMIEFCLDQSGSVWLMLHSGSRNIGKELAEHHIGIAQKLPHNQGLVDRDLAVFVADTPQMAAYRNDLFWAQEYAKYNRTLMMALFKDVVRKEFKKAKPIFEQEVSCHHNYVAEEQYEGMDLLVTRKGAIRAGSGEYGIIPGSMGTSSYIVRGLGNEKAFNSASHGAGRRMSRSAAKRRYTVRDLEEQTRGVECRKDSGVLDEIPGAYKNIDQVMEQQRDLVEVVAKLKQVVCVKG; this comes from the coding sequence ATGTCGTACGTGGAGATGCCGGGCGCGAAGGTGCCGATCCGGATGTGGACGGACCCGGCGACGGTTGAGGAGGGCGCGCTCCAGCAGCTGCGCAACGTCGCGACCCTGCCGTGGATCAAGGGCCTGGCGGTCATGCCGGACGTGCACTACGGCAAGGGCGCGACGGTCGGGTCCGTGATCGCGATGCGGGGCGCGGTGTGCCCGGCGGCGGTGGGCGTCGACATCGGCTGCGGCATGTCGGCGGTGAAGACGTCCCTGACGGCGAACGACCTGCCGGGCGACCTGTCCCGGCTGCGCTCGAAGATCGAGCAGGCGATTCCGGTGGGGCGGGGTATGCACGACAGCCCGGTCGAGCCGGGGCGCTTCCACGGGCTGGCCACGGCCGGGTGGGACGACTTCTGGGGGCGGTTCGACGGGGTCGCGGAAGCGGTCAAATTCCGTCATGAGCGGGCCGGGAAGCAGATGGGAACGCTCGGATCCGGCAATCACATGATCGAATTTTGCCTTGATCAGTCGGGTTCGGTCTGGCTCATGCTGCACTCAGGCTCGCGGAACATTGGCAAGGAACTTGCCGAACACCACATCGGCATCGCCCAGAAGCTCCCGCACAACCAGGGTCTGGTCGACCGCGACCTCGCCGTGTTCGTCGCGGACACCCCACAGATGGCGGCGTACCGCAACGACCTGTTCTGGGCGCAGGAGTACGCGAAGTACAACCGTACGCTGATGATGGCGCTCTTCAAGGACGTGGTCCGCAAGGAGTTCAAGAAGGCGAAGCCGATCTTCGAACAGGAGGTCTCCTGCCATCACAATTACGTGGCCGAGGAGCAGTACGAGGGGATGGACCTGCTGGTCACGCGTAAGGGGGCGATCCGTGCAGGCTCCGGCGAGTACGGCATCATTCCCGGCTCCATGGGCACCAGCTCTTACATTGTGCGAGGGCTCGGGAACGAGAAGGCATTCAACTCCGCCTCGCACGGTGCAGGTCGGCGTATGAGTCGTAGTGCTGCGAAGCGGCGTTACACCGTACGAGACCTGGAGGAGCAGACGCGCGGTGTCGAGTGCCGGAAGGACTCCGGAGTGCTGGACGAGATTCCGGGCGCTTACAAGAACATCGACCAGGTAATGGAGCAGCAGCGCGATCTCGTCGAGGTCGTGGCGAAGTTGAAGCAGGTCGTATGTGTGAAGGGCTGA
- a CDS encoding LAGLIDADG family homing endonuclease: MAEHEPNGHQFMDLRVPEYAYMLGFLQADGHLERGAGKKGKLSVELNARDIGLLREFQNLTPYYSSVTERTRSTNFAESHNSATWTLCSLEARTVLNDLGLPYGRKSKTIAPPRGEFSHHDYLRGVIDADGSVGYTGKGFPFVSLTTASTAIGRFLCDYGKQVAGVQRTIKRNERDGIYNVLYAMEAAQRLAAGLYYPGCLSLKRKHTVADSLSAWVRPARMRSAHTRRRWTAAEDRILLKLNSPTAAAEALDRTPQSCNLRMWRLRSDQVPMPSEQ, translated from the coding sequence GTGGCTGAACACGAGCCTAACGGTCATCAGTTCATGGACCTGAGGGTCCCCGAGTACGCGTACATGTTGGGTTTTCTTCAGGCGGACGGACACCTGGAACGTGGAGCCGGGAAGAAGGGCAAGTTGTCCGTCGAACTCAATGCTCGAGACATCGGTCTCCTGCGCGAGTTCCAGAATCTGACGCCGTACTACAGCAGCGTCACCGAACGCACCAGGTCCACGAACTTCGCCGAGTCCCACAACTCGGCAACCTGGACCCTTTGCTCCCTCGAGGCAAGGACCGTACTCAACGACCTCGGCCTGCCCTACGGCCGCAAATCCAAGACGATCGCCCCACCACGCGGTGAATTCTCACACCACGACTACCTCCGAGGCGTTATCGACGCCGACGGGTCGGTGGGTTACACCGGAAAGGGCTTCCCCTTCGTCTCCCTCACCACGGCCAGCACTGCCATCGGCCGCTTTCTCTGCGACTACGGGAAGCAGGTGGCCGGCGTACAGCGCACGATCAAGCGCAACGAACGAGACGGCATCTACAACGTCCTCTACGCCATGGAGGCGGCCCAGCGTCTGGCAGCGGGCCTGTACTACCCCGGCTGCCTGTCCCTGAAGCGCAAGCACACCGTCGCCGACTCACTCTCCGCGTGGGTGCGGCCGGCCCGGATGAGGTCCGCTCACACCCGACGACGCTGGACCGCGGCGGAAGACCGGATCCTCCTGAAGCTCAACAGTCCGACGGCGGCCGCCGAAGCCCTCGACAGGACTCCGCAGAGCTGCAACCTCCGCATGTGGCGCCTCCGCTCCGACCAAGTGCCCATGCCCAGCGAACAGTGA
- a CDS encoding SDR family NAD(P)-dependent oxidoreductase, which produces MATAAAAPSAASRIAVVTGASSGIGAATARQLAAAGYRVVLTARRKDRIEALAQEIEAAGHKATAYPLDVTDREAVDEFASAFRTVGVLVNNAGGALGADPVATGDPDDWRRMYETNVIGTLHLTQALLPKLEASGDGTVVVVSSTAGLSTYEGGAGYVAAKHGEHVLAETLRLEIVGRPVRVVEIAPGMVKTDEFALTRFGGDRDKAAKVYQGVAAPLTADDVADTITWAITRPAHVNIDLLVVRPRAQASNTKVHREG; this is translated from the coding sequence ATGGCCACCGCAGCCGCCGCCCCGTCCGCCGCTTCCCGTATCGCCGTCGTCACCGGCGCGAGCAGCGGCATCGGCGCCGCCACGGCCCGGCAGCTCGCGGCGGCCGGGTACCGCGTCGTCCTCACCGCCCGCCGCAAGGACCGCATCGAGGCGCTGGCGCAGGAGATCGAGGCGGCCGGCCACAAGGCCACGGCGTACCCCCTGGACGTCACCGACCGCGAGGCGGTCGACGAGTTCGCGAGCGCGTTCAGGACGGTCGGCGTCCTGGTCAACAACGCGGGCGGCGCGCTCGGCGCCGACCCGGTGGCCACCGGCGACCCGGACGACTGGCGCCGCATGTACGAGACGAACGTCATCGGCACCCTCCACCTCACTCAGGCCCTGCTCCCCAAGCTGGAGGCGAGCGGCGACGGCACGGTCGTGGTCGTCTCCTCGACCGCGGGCCTGTCCACCTACGAGGGCGGCGCCGGCTACGTCGCCGCCAAGCACGGGGAGCACGTCCTCGCCGAGACCCTCCGCCTGGAGATCGTCGGCCGCCCGGTCCGCGTCGTCGAGATCGCGCCCGGCATGGTCAAGACCGACGAGTTCGCCCTGACCCGCTTCGGCGGCGACCGGGACAAGGCTGCCAAGGTCTACCAGGGCGTCGCCGCCCCCCTCACCGCCGACGACGTCGCCGACACCATCACCTGGGCGATCACCCGCCCCGCCCACGTCAACATCGACCTCCTGGTCGTCCGCCCCCGCGCCCAGGCGTCGAACACGAAGGTGCACCGGGAGGGCTGA
- a CDS encoding YnfA family protein — protein MLVLRSAALFVVAALFEIGGAWLVWQGVREQRGWLWAAGGVLALGAYGFVATFQPDAHFGRILAAYGGIFVAGSLLWGMAADGYRPDRWDVTGALVCLAGMAVIMWAPRNGG, from the coding sequence ATGCTGGTCCTCCGCTCCGCCGCCCTCTTCGTCGTCGCCGCCCTGTTCGAGATCGGGGGCGCCTGGCTCGTCTGGCAGGGCGTGCGCGAGCAACGCGGCTGGCTGTGGGCGGCGGGCGGGGTCCTCGCCCTCGGCGCCTACGGCTTCGTCGCCACCTTCCAGCCCGACGCCCACTTCGGCCGCATCCTCGCCGCGTACGGCGGGATCTTCGTCGCCGGCTCCCTCCTGTGGGGCATGGCCGCCGACGGCTACCGCCCCGACCGCTGGGACGTCACGGGGGCGCTGGTCTGCCTCGCCGGGATGGCCGTGATCATGTGGGCACCGCGCAACGGCGGCTGA
- a CDS encoding LLM class flavin-dependent oxidoreductase, with product MQFGIFSVGDVTPDPTTGRTPTERERIKAMVAIALKAEEVGLDVFATGEHHNPPFVPSSPTTMLGYIAARTERLVLSTSTTLITTNDPVKIAEDFAMLQHLADGRTDLMMGRGNTGPVYPWFGKDIREGINLAVENYNLLHRLWREDVVNWEGKFRTPLQGFTSTPRPLDGVAPFVWHGSIRSPEIAEQAAYYGDGFFHNNIFWPADHTKRMIELYRARYAHYGHGTPEQAIVGLGGQVFMRKNSQDAVREFRPYFDEAPVYGHGPSLEDFTAQTPLTVGSPQQVIEKTLAFRDYAGHYQRQLFLMDHAGLPLKTVLEQLDLLGEEVVPVLREEFAKDRPANVPDAPTHASLLAAKTAGQEDQEKEGARA from the coding sequence ATGCAGTTCGGCATCTTCAGCGTCGGCGACGTCACGCCCGACCCGACCACGGGGCGCACGCCGACCGAGCGTGAGCGCATCAAGGCCATGGTCGCCATCGCGCTCAAGGCGGAGGAGGTCGGGCTCGACGTCTTCGCGACCGGCGAGCACCACAACCCGCCCTTCGTGCCCTCGTCGCCGACGACCATGCTCGGCTACATCGCGGCCCGCACCGAGCGGCTGGTGCTGTCCACCTCCACCACCCTGATCACCACGAACGACCCGGTGAAGATCGCCGAGGACTTCGCGATGCTCCAGCACCTGGCCGACGGCCGGACGGACCTGATGATGGGGCGCGGCAACACCGGCCCGGTCTACCCCTGGTTCGGCAAGGACATCCGCGAGGGCATCAACCTCGCCGTCGAGAACTACAACCTGCTGCACCGCCTGTGGCGCGAGGACGTGGTCAACTGGGAGGGCAAGTTCCGCACCCCGCTCCAGGGCTTCACGTCCACCCCGCGTCCGCTGGACGGCGTCGCGCCCTTCGTCTGGCACGGCTCCATCCGCTCCCCGGAGATCGCCGAGCAGGCCGCGTACTACGGCGACGGCTTCTTCCACAACAACATCTTCTGGCCCGCCGACCACACCAAGCGCATGATCGAGCTGTACCGGGCCCGCTACGCCCACTACGGGCACGGCACGCCCGAGCAGGCGATCGTCGGCCTCGGCGGCCAGGTGTTCATGCGGAAGAACAGCCAGGACGCGGTCCGCGAGTTCCGGCCGTACTTCGACGAGGCGCCGGTGTACGGACACGGGCCGTCGCTGGAGGACTTCACCGCGCAGACACCGCTCACCGTCGGCTCGCCGCAGCAGGTGATCGAGAAGACGCTCGCCTTCCGCGACTACGCCGGCCACTACCAGCGCCAGCTGTTCCTGATGGACCACGCCGGGCTGCCCCTGAAGACCGTCCTGGAGCAGCTCGACCTGCTCGGCGAGGAGGTCGTGCCGGTGCTGCGCGAGGAGTTCGCCAAGGACCGTCCGGCGAACGTGCCGGACGCGCCGACCCACGCGTCCCTGCTGGCCGCGAAGACCGCCGGCCAGGAGGACCAGGAGAAGGAAGGAGCGCGCGCATGA
- a CDS encoding CE1759 family FMN reductase produces MNLVVVSAGLSVPSSTRLLADRLAAVAAPAATAPEPAPADVRVIELRDLAVEIAHTFTNGFPARALADAFEAVAAADGLIVVTPVFSASYSGLFKSFFDALGVTDADALAGKPVLIAATGGTARHSLVLEHALRPLFAYLKAVVVPTGVYAASEDWGAEGLDARIGRAATELAALMAGLSGRSQRSDRPLPKRDSFEQVTPFEERLAALSVPGPSPAP; encoded by the coding sequence ATGAACCTCGTCGTCGTCTCCGCGGGGCTGAGCGTCCCGTCGTCCACCCGGCTGCTCGCCGACCGGCTGGCCGCCGTCGCCGCCCCGGCCGCCACCGCGCCCGAGCCCGCCCCGGCCGACGTCCGGGTGATCGAGCTGCGCGACCTCGCCGTGGAGATCGCGCACACCTTCACCAACGGGTTCCCCGCACGGGCGCTCGCCGACGCGTTCGAGGCGGTGGCGGCGGCCGACGGCCTGATCGTCGTCACGCCGGTGTTCTCGGCGTCGTACAGCGGGCTGTTCAAGTCGTTCTTCGACGCGCTGGGTGTCACCGACGCGGACGCCCTCGCCGGGAAGCCGGTGCTGATCGCCGCGACCGGCGGCACCGCCCGGCACTCCCTGGTGCTGGAGCACGCGCTGCGGCCGCTCTTCGCCTACCTGAAGGCGGTCGTCGTCCCCACCGGGGTGTACGCCGCCTCGGAGGACTGGGGAGCCGAAGGGCTGGACGCCCGGATCGGGCGGGCCGCGACCGAGCTGGCGGCGCTGATGGCGGGACTGTCGGGGCGGTCGCAGCGGTCGGACCGTCCGCTGCCCAAGCGGGACTCCTTCGAGCAGGTCACGCCCTTCGAGGAGCGGCTCGCCGCCCTGAGCGTCCCCGGCCCGAGCCCGGCGCCCTAG
- a CDS encoding response regulator transcription factor, producing MPRTVLLAEDDRAIRHALERALTLEGYRVTAVADGVEALAQAHRGRPDVLVLDVMMPGIDGLQVCRVLRAEGDSTPILMLTALVETADRIAGLDAGADDYVVKPFDVEEVFARLRALLRRTDRGEPSADPADAPERAAGPEEPEGRFLEAAGLRMDPGARRVWRDGRALELTRTEFELLELLVRNAGIVLDHSTIYDRIWGYDFGPGSKNLAVYVGYLRRKLDQPGAPQLIQTVRGVGYVLRAD from the coding sequence GTGCCCCGGACTGTTCTGCTCGCCGAAGACGACCGCGCCATCCGCCACGCCCTGGAGCGCGCCCTCACCCTGGAGGGGTACCGGGTCACCGCGGTCGCGGACGGCGTCGAGGCGCTGGCCCAGGCCCACCGCGGCCGGCCGGACGTCCTCGTGCTCGACGTGATGATGCCGGGCATCGACGGCCTCCAGGTCTGCCGGGTGCTGCGCGCCGAGGGCGACTCCACCCCGATCCTGATGCTGACAGCGCTGGTGGAGACCGCCGACCGCATCGCCGGGCTGGACGCGGGCGCCGACGACTACGTCGTGAAGCCCTTCGACGTCGAGGAGGTCTTCGCCCGGCTGCGCGCCCTGCTGCGCCGCACCGACCGGGGGGAGCCCTCCGCCGACCCGGCCGACGCCCCCGAGCGGGCCGCCGGACCGGAGGAGCCGGAGGGCCGCTTCCTGGAGGCGGCCGGACTGCGCATGGACCCCGGGGCCCGCCGGGTCTGGCGGGACGGGCGCGCACTGGAACTGACCCGCACCGAGTTCGAGCTGCTCGAACTGCTGGTCCGCAACGCGGGCATCGTGCTCGACCACTCCACGATCTACGACCGCATCTGGGGCTACGACTTCGGGCCGGGCTCCAAGAACCTGGCCGTGTACGTCGGCTACCTGCGCCGCAAGCTCGACCAGCCGGGCGCCCCGCAGCTGATCCAGACCGTGCGCGGCGTGGGTTACGTGCTGCGGGCGGACTGA
- a CDS encoding sensor histidine kinase, with protein sequence MGASPPGHRPRLLSLRTTFAVSFATITAVVTVLVGGLSYNAAARLVRVDQTSVFDQAVRDLRAEVRRQRLSPADFSSSAPGHDIVRPARTDVQVLGPDGKVSDPADPRLPVTGEDRRAAGAAAAGRVVQHDDVGVGDDVFRVATVSLGDGRGAVQVAQEFSDTEDLLRALQRRTVLLMAAVVVAAGLFGWWLARRITRRLVVLTAAAENVARTRRLGVQVPVTGPDEVGRLGRAFDLMLGRLAQSEEDQRRLVQDAGHELRTPLTSLRTNISLLRRIDELPPGAREELVADLGQEARELTDLVNELVELAAGQWAGEDPQPVDLAQIAHDVAALARRRTGREIAVRACGETTTEGRPALLTRAISNLVENAAKFDPGGTRPIEVAVAGPALPGPVRVEVLDRGPGISETDLTRVFDRFYRAAGARSQPGSGLGLSIVREVALAHGGAPFARRRDGGGSVIGFTVGTGAAGDDTGYGDEGRT encoded by the coding sequence GTGGGCGCCTCCCCGCCCGGGCACCGTCCCCGGCTGCTGTCGCTGCGCACGACGTTCGCGGTGTCGTTCGCGACGATCACCGCCGTCGTCACGGTCCTCGTCGGCGGGCTCTCCTACAACGCGGCGGCCCGGCTGGTCCGGGTAGACCAGACGTCCGTCTTCGACCAGGCCGTACGGGACCTGCGGGCCGAGGTGCGCCGGCAGCGGCTGTCCCCCGCCGACTTCTCCTCCTCGGCGCCCGGCCACGACATCGTGCGCCCGGCCCGCACCGACGTCCAGGTCCTCGGGCCGGACGGGAAGGTCTCCGACCCGGCCGACCCGCGGCTGCCCGTCACCGGCGAGGACCGGCGGGCGGCGGGCGCCGCCGCTGCCGGGCGGGTGGTCCAGCACGACGACGTCGGTGTCGGCGACGACGTGTTCCGGGTCGCGACCGTCTCCCTCGGCGACGGCCGGGGCGCGGTCCAGGTCGCGCAGGAGTTCAGCGACACCGAGGACCTGCTGCGGGCCCTGCAGCGGCGGACGGTGCTGCTGATGGCGGCGGTGGTGGTCGCCGCGGGTCTGTTCGGCTGGTGGCTGGCCCGGCGCATCACCCGGCGCCTGGTGGTGCTCACCGCCGCCGCCGAGAACGTCGCCCGCACCCGCAGGCTCGGCGTCCAGGTGCCGGTCACCGGGCCCGACGAGGTGGGCCGGCTCGGCCGCGCCTTCGACCTGATGCTGGGCCGCCTCGCCCAGTCGGAGGAGGACCAGCGGCGCCTGGTGCAGGACGCGGGGCACGAACTGCGGACACCGCTGACCTCGCTGCGCACCAACATCTCGCTGCTGCGCCGGATCGACGAACTCCCGCCCGGCGCCCGCGAGGAACTCGTCGCCGACCTGGGGCAGGAGGCCCGTGAGCTGACCGACCTGGTCAACGAACTGGTCGAGCTGGCGGCGGGCCAGTGGGCCGGGGAGGACCCGCAGCCGGTCGACCTGGCGCAGATCGCCCACGACGTGGCGGCCCTGGCCCGGCGCCGCACCGGGCGGGAGATCGCCGTACGGGCCTGCGGCGAGACGACGACCGAGGGACGGCCCGCCCTGCTGACCCGGGCGATCTCCAACCTGGTCGAGAACGCCGCGAAGTTCGATCCCGGCGGCACCCGGCCCATCGAGGTCGCCGTCGCCGGTCCCGCCCTGCCGGGCCCGGTCCGCGTCGAGGTCCTCGACCGCGGTCCCGGCATCTCCGAGACCGACCTGACCCGGGTCTTCGACCGCTTCTACCGTGCGGCCGGCGCCCGCTCCCAGCCCGGTTCGGGCCTCGGCCTGTCCATCGTGCGGGAGGTGGCGCTGGCCCACGGGGGAGCGCCGTTCGCCCGCCGCCGGGACGGGGGCGGGTCGGTGATCGGCTTCACGGTGGGCACGGGGGCCGCGGGCGACGACACGGGGTACGGCGACGAGGGCCGTACGTGA